ACTCGTCGTCGTCAACGCATCACGGTCGGCGCAGCGCAGCGACTCCTACCGCCTCGGCGAGGGGGAGCTCAAATCGGTCAATAACTATCTGAGCAGGGCGGACGTCGAGTTCCGCGTGCTGACTCTGGGCAGCGAATACGACCCGGCCGAACAGATCCTCGACACCGCCGCCGAGGTGGGAGCCAAGCTGATCGTGCTCGGAACCCGGAAGCGCACCCCGGTCGGCAAGTTCCTCCTCGGGTCGACCATCCAGAAAGTCATCCTCGACGCCGAAGCTCCGGTGCTGTGCGTCAAAGCCGCGCACTGATGGTCTGACATGAGTGGCGTGGCCGCGTGCTGTCGGCGCGACGGCCGTGGCCTCGCACTGAGTGCGCGGTGGCAGTGGACGTGGCCCGTTGGAAACGGGTCACGCCGCGAACGCCTGACGCCTGTGCTTCTTTCGCCTTGGCGCGCGTGAGGACCCGCTCGCGGATAGGCTCGCTTCGCTATTGTGAGTCGGCTTTCTGCCTGCCTCAGCGGAGTCGTTCCATAACGAGATCGGCGTTGACATGCGCGCCAGCCATCACGCCGCTGGCGGTGCTGGCAACGACCATCGCCGATACGTCTGCGCTGTTGCCGACCGCCCAGACACCGGGCACATCGGTCTGCCCCGCCATCTGCGTGGGAATATAGGTGCCCATCCCGCTCGGGTGCGCAACGACCTCACCGCCGAGCTGGGAGAACAGTTCAGCGTTTGCCCGCCCATACGCACCGACGGTGAGCGCATCGAAGCTCAGCGTGCTCGCTTCGTCCGCGGATTCGCCTGCCGCCAGCGAAACGACGGTTCCGGACTGGGTGCGGGCCACCTCGGTGACGGTGGAGTCGATGTACTCGATACCGAGCGTTTCGAGCATTGTCTCCTGCTCGGAATCAGGAGCCGGAGCGTTGTGGCGGATGAAGCTGATTCGGTCGCTGAGCTGGGAGAACAGCATCGCCTGGTGGTATGACATGGCCGTCGTGCCGATGACTCCGATGCGCTGTCCGCGCACTTCGTACCCGTGGCAGTAGGGGCAGTGCAGGACGGTGTCGCCCCAGCCCTCGGACAGCCCCGGGATGTCCGGAAGTTCGTCGCTCAGACCTGTGGCGATGATGATGCGGCGGGCGCTGATTTCGACCCCCGCCGAGGTGGTCAGTTCGAATCGATGCCGCCGGGCCTCCTCGGTGCGGTTGGGTTCCGATTCGATTGTGCGCGCTTGTTGGACTGTCGCGTCGATGAAGGTGACGCCGTATTCCTCGGCCTCGGCGCGGCCCTTTGCAATGAGGTCCTGGGGTCTGATGCCTTCGTGGCCGAGAACGTTGTGCGCGTGCGCGCTCGCGGAATTGCGCAGCTGACCCGCGTCTATGACGACGACGGAACGCAGCGACCGCGCTAAGGCGATCGAGGCCGCGAGGCCACCCGTGCCACCGCCGATGACGGCGACATCGAAGGCGTTCTGCGCGGATTCAGGGTTCGAGGCAGGGGCGGACGCTTGTGAGTTGTTGGGTGTGGTCGGGGTGGTCATGATTCTCCTTGGCGTGGACGGGTGTTTGGAGCGCGGATGATGCTGTCCTGGCTGGTTGGTGCTGGACTGGACCGATCCCCGCCGGTGGGTTTGGAACCTGGTATTGGTGAGTTCGGATCTCGGTTCTGTCGAGTTCGGAGCTCGGTGTTCGTGAGTTCGGAGCCTGGTGTTCGTAAGTTCGGAGCCCGGTTTCGGCGTGCTCGGGATTCGGTGTCATTTCGAGTATGCTTCCTGTACGCGCGAAAGTGCAAACGCATTTGCAGAAACAGCAAACTGTGTCATGCTGAGTGCATGGGAGAGCCAAAGAAATCAGGTAAGCGGGCGACTCGCGGCGCGACGGACGAGCGGGGAACTCATGCGGCGGGCCGAATGTCGGAAATCCTCGCCGATGGGCCTGCTCCGGTCGAGGCGCAGGAAGCCATCCGGCAGTCGCTGGCCGGCGTCGGCGTGCGGCTGCGGGGGCTGCGGCAGGAGCAGAGCCGCACTCTCGACGAGGTGGCCGAGCTGGCCGGAATGTCGACGAGTACGCTGTCGCGCCTGGAGTCCGGAAAGCGCAAGCCGAGCCTGGAGCTGCTGCTGCCGCTTGCCGGGGTCTATGGACTTCCACTCGATGAGCTGGTGGGGACTCCGCCGATCGGGGACCCGCGCATTCATATCTCGCCGCAGAAGTTCCACGATCAGACCATCTTGCCTCTCAGCCGTGGAGCGATCGGAGTGCAGGCGTTCAAGCACATCGTCGATGGTCGGCAGACCCCGAAGCTCGGCGCGCTGAAGGCCCATCCGGGATTCGAATGGGTATATGTGATCCGTGGTCGACTCACTCTCATCCTCGGCGATCGGACGATGATCCTCAGCGCGGGTGAGGCTGCCGAGTTCGATACTCGAACTCCCCACTGGTTCGGTGGAGCCGACGATGACGGCGTCGAGTATCTCAGTCTCTTCGGTCCCGAGGGCCAGCGCGTTCATATGAAGAGCTGAAGGCCATCGCCGCTGCTTTCGCGTCAGTGGCGGGCCGTAGTGTGGCCTCCATCGACCGACCTGCCTGACGCTGGGCGGGCAGTCTTCCCGGAGTCGGGGTTTCGTTCCACGGTCGAGCTCCTGCGCGGGGTCGAGGCTCCGTTCCCCCGGGGGTGAGCCGCCGGTCCGTGTTGGCTGTCTTCCCTTGGCTGAGTCGATTGCCTGCCGTGAGCTGTTCTTCTTGACCGGACTGCCGCACGGCAACCGTGGAAGCAAGGCGGTGACCATTATAAATGGAAACAACTAGTACAGATTGGAAAAGATCTCAATCAAATAGTACAAAACTATGGTGTTTGTTCTAATGGTGAATTAGAATAGAGCCAAGCCGAACCCATCAACGATGATGAACGGACACAGAGAAAATGGCTCTCATCCCCGACCGAAGGCACGACGAACACAACAGTTCCGAGGCAGGAAAGACCTCGCAAGCACTACCGCCACCGTCCCCGTCAGGTTCCCCGCCGGTCAGCTCTCCACCGACCGGCTCTTTGTCGTCTGGCTCCCCGTCGACCGGCGCGACCTCAGCTGCTTCCTCTGCCCTGTCGGCCCCATCTGCCAAGGGCAAATCCGCCGAGCCCACCTATCGGGAGCTGCTCGCCGAGGCGGGGCTTGACCTCACCGGCCATCCCCTCGCCGATAGGTTCGACGGGATTGCCGACAATCTGGCCGATGAGGAGGTGGCAGCCGATCAGGAGGCGGTTGAGCACGAAGCCCGCGACGAACACGGCGAAGACTCCGAAGATCGCGGCGATGCAGACGCTATTGGGGCCGACGCAGAAGTTTCTCCCCTGGCGGGCGGCGATGTCCGCACAGGTGCAGGGCTCTGGACGAGCAGGACGACGATGCCGGAGACCGAAGAAGAAGTTCAGGCATGCATC
Above is a window of Brevibacterium siliguriense DNA encoding:
- a CDS encoding universal stress protein yields the protein MTVLVGYVNNPAGHAALDAGIAQAKKDGKELVVVNASRSAQRSDSYRLGEGELKSVNNYLSRADVEFRVLTLGSEYDPAEQILDTAAEVGAKLIVLGTRKRTPVGKFLLGSTIQKVILDAEAPVLCVKAAH
- a CDS encoding NAD(P)/FAD-dependent oxidoreductase, with product MTTPTTPNNSQASAPASNPESAQNAFDVAVIGGGTGGLAASIALARSLRSVVVIDAGQLRNSASAHAHNVLGHEGIRPQDLIAKGRAEAEEYGVTFIDATVQQARTIESEPNRTEEARRHRFELTTSAGVEISARRIIIATGLSDELPDIPGLSEGWGDTVLHCPYCHGYEVRGQRIGVIGTTAMSYHQAMLFSQLSDRISFIRHNAPAPDSEQETMLETLGIEYIDSTVTEVARTQSGTVVSLAAGESADEASTLSFDALTVGAYGRANAELFSQLGGEVVAHPSGMGTYIPTQMAGQTDVPGVWAVGNSADVSAMVVASTASGVMAGAHVNADLVMERLR
- a CDS encoding helix-turn-helix domain-containing protein, with protein sequence MSEILADGPAPVEAQEAIRQSLAGVGVRLRGLRQEQSRTLDEVAELAGMSTSTLSRLESGKRKPSLELLLPLAGVYGLPLDELVGTPPIGDPRIHISPQKFHDQTILPLSRGAIGVQAFKHIVDGRQTPKLGALKAHPGFEWVYVIRGRLTLILGDRTMILSAGEAAEFDTRTPHWFGGADDDGVEYLSLFGPEGQRVHMKS